A stretch of the Streptomyces sp. WMMB303 genome encodes the following:
- the tal gene encoding transaldolase: MTDALKRLSDEGVAIWLDDLSRKRITSGNLGELKDEQHVVGVTTNPTIFQKAISAGDGYQQQVSDLAARRVSVDEAVRMITTADVRDAADILRPVHEATGGKDGRVSIEVDPRLAHNTQATIAEARQLAWLVDRPNTFIKIPATEAGLPAITETIGKGISVNVTLIFSLERYRAVMDAYMAGLEKAKALGIDLSQIHSVASFFVSRVDTEVDKRLAALGTDEAAALKSKAAVANARLAYQAYEEVVTSDRWQALERAGANQQRPLWASTGVKDPELPDTLYVTELVAPNTVNTMPEATLQAVGDHGEIGGDAVRGTYEEAQAVLDGIAKLGISYDDVVAVLEDEGVQKFADSWNDLLKSTEAELRRLAPKEA, translated from the coding sequence ATGACAGACGCACTGAAGCGCCTCTCCGACGAAGGCGTCGCGATCTGGCTGGACGACCTGTCGCGCAAGCGCATCACGTCGGGCAACCTCGGCGAGCTGAAGGACGAGCAGCACGTGGTCGGGGTGACGACCAACCCGACCATCTTCCAGAAGGCGATCTCGGCGGGCGACGGTTACCAGCAGCAGGTCTCCGACCTGGCTGCCCGCCGCGTCTCGGTCGATGAAGCCGTCCGGATGATCACCACTGCGGACGTCCGCGACGCCGCCGACATCCTCCGCCCGGTCCACGAGGCGACCGGCGGCAAGGACGGCCGGGTCTCCATCGAGGTCGACCCGCGCCTGGCGCACAACACGCAGGCCACCATCGCCGAGGCCCGGCAGCTCGCCTGGCTGGTGGACCGTCCGAACACGTTCATCAAGATTCCGGCCACCGAGGCCGGTCTCCCGGCCATCACCGAGACGATCGGCAAGGGCATCAGCGTCAACGTCACGCTGATCTTCTCGCTGGAGCGCTACCGCGCGGTCATGGACGCCTACATGGCGGGCCTGGAGAAGGCCAAGGCGCTGGGCATCGACCTGTCCCAGATCCACTCCGTGGCCTCCTTCTTCGTCTCCCGTGTGGACACCGAGGTCGACAAGCGGCTGGCGGCGCTGGGCACGGACGAGGCCGCGGCGCTGAAGAGCAAGGCGGCCGTCGCCAACGCACGGCTGGCCTACCAGGCGTACGAGGAGGTCGTCACCTCCGACCGCTGGCAGGCGCTGGAGAGGGCCGGTGCCAACCAGCAGCGTCCGCTGTGGGCGTCGACCGGGGTGAAGGACCCCGAGCTGCCGGACACGCTGTACGTCACCGAGCTGGTCGCGCCCAACACCGTCAACACCATGCCGGAGGCGACCCTGCAGGCCGTGGGCGACCATGGCGAGATCGGCGGCGACGCCGTCCGCGGCACCTACGAGGAGGCCCAGGCGGTGCTCGACGGCATCGCGAAGCTCGGCATCTCCTACGACG
- a CDS encoding heme o synthase, whose protein sequence is MSVTAVESRPAGALEPSGHRPTGARVKAFIELTKPRIIELLLMTTIPVMFLAAQGVPDLWLVVITCLGGYLSAGGANALNMYIDRDIDALMHRTERRPVVTGMVSPRECLAFGISLAVVSTLMFGLLVNWLSAALSLGALLFYVVVYTMLLKRRTSQNIVWGGIAGCLPVFIGWSAVTNELSWAAVILFLVMFFWTPPHYWPLSMKVTEDYKRVGVPMLPAVAGNVVVANQIVVYSWVMVVVSLLLWPLGYVGWFYPLVAVLAGGLWLWEAHALRARARAGLTGAKLKEMRLFHWSITYVSLVFAAVAIDPFLR, encoded by the coding sequence GTGTCCGTGACGGCCGTCGAATCCCGTCCTGCGGGGGCGCTGGAGCCCAGCGGTCACCGGCCCACCGGTGCCCGCGTCAAGGCGTTCATCGAGCTGACCAAGCCGCGGATCATCGAGCTGCTCCTCATGACCACCATCCCGGTCATGTTCCTCGCGGCCCAGGGCGTCCCCGACCTCTGGCTCGTGGTGATCACCTGCCTGGGCGGCTATCTGTCGGCGGGCGGCGCCAACGCGCTCAACATGTACATCGACCGGGACATCGACGCGCTGATGCACCGCACCGAGCGGCGCCCCGTCGTCACCGGAATGGTCAGCCCGCGCGAGTGCCTGGCGTTCGGCATCAGCCTGGCCGTGGTCTCCACCCTCATGTTCGGGCTGCTGGTCAACTGGCTGTCCGCCGCGCTGTCGTTGGGAGCGCTGCTCTTCTACGTCGTCGTCTACACGATGCTCCTCAAGCGGCGCACCTCGCAGAACATCGTGTGGGGCGGTATCGCCGGCTGCCTGCCGGTCTTCATCGGCTGGTCGGCGGTGACCAACGAGCTGAGCTGGGCCGCCGTCATCCTCTTCCTGGTGATGTTCTTCTGGACCCCGCCGCACTACTGGCCGCTGTCGATGAAGGTCACCGAGGACTACAAGCGGGTCGGCGTGCCGATGCTCCCGGCCGTGGCGGGCAATGTCGTGGTGGCCAACCAGATCGTCGTCTACAGCTGGGTGATGGTCGTCGTCTCCCTGCTGCTGTGGCCCCTCGGCTACGTCGGCTGGTTCTACCCGCTCGTCGCGGTGCTGGCCGGCGGACTGTGGCTCTGGGAGGCCCACGCGCTGCGGGCCCGCGCCCGAGCGGGGCTGACCGGCGCCAAGCTCAAGGAGATGCGGCTCTTCCACTGGTCGATCACCTACGTCTCGCTGGTCTTCGCAGCGGTCGCCATCGACCCCTTCCTGCGCTGA
- the tkt gene encoding transketolase produces MSTKPTTTDFEWTDLDQQAVDTVRVLAMDAVQKVGNGHPGTAMSLAPVAYLLYQKLMRHDPTDPDWTGRDRFVLSAGHSSLTQYIQLFLAGYGLELDDLKAFRTWGSRTPGHPEHGHTAGVETTTGPLGQGVANAVGMAMAARYERGLFDPEAAEGDSPFDHTVWVIASDGDLEEGVSAEASSLAGHQRLGNLIVMWDDNHISIEGDTATAFSEDTLQRYEAYGWHVQRVDQQENGDLDPEALHAALEAARAETERPSFIAMRSIIAWPAPDAQNTAAAHGSALGEEEVAATKRVLGFDPDQHFAVSDEVLAHVRKASDRGRAMQAEWDKRMAAWRTADPQRAAEFDRIREGRLPEGWEKALPVFPAGESVATRKASGSVLKALGPVIPELWGGSADLAGSNNTTFADTSFLPEGGPLPGADPYGRTVHWGIREHAMGSTMNGIALHGNTRIYGGTFLVFSDYMRPAVRLAALLKAPVTYVWTHDSIGLGEDGPTHQPVEHLAALRAIPGLNVVRPADANETSAVWAEIMRRHTSKPAPHGLALTRQGVPTYEADPAAAKGGYVLLEAEGGHPQVVLIGTGSEVQLAVEARERLQEQGVPTRVVSMPCLEWFEEQEQSYRDSVLPPDIKARVAVEAGVGLTWHRYVGEAGRIVSLEHFGASADGKVLFREFGLTAEAVHLAAKESLQAAAR; encoded by the coding sequence GTGAGCACCAAGCCGACCACCACAGACTTTGAGTGGACCGACCTGGACCAGCAGGCCGTGGACACGGTTCGAGTCCTGGCCATGGATGCCGTGCAGAAGGTCGGTAACGGCCATCCCGGTACGGCCATGAGCCTGGCGCCCGTCGCGTACCTGCTCTACCAGAAGCTGATGCGCCACGACCCGACCGACCCGGACTGGACGGGCCGGGACCGCTTCGTCCTCTCCGCGGGCCACTCCAGCCTGACCCAGTACATCCAGCTCTTCCTGGCCGGGTACGGACTGGAGCTGGACGACCTCAAGGCGTTCCGCACCTGGGGCAGCCGTACCCCGGGGCATCCGGAGCACGGGCACACGGCGGGCGTCGAGACGACGACCGGCCCGCTGGGCCAGGGTGTCGCCAACGCGGTCGGTATGGCGATGGCGGCCCGCTACGAGCGCGGGCTCTTCGACCCGGAGGCGGCCGAGGGCGACTCGCCGTTCGACCACACGGTCTGGGTCATCGCCAGCGACGGCGACCTGGAGGAGGGCGTCTCGGCCGAGGCGTCCTCGCTCGCCGGCCACCAGCGGCTCGGCAATCTGATCGTCATGTGGGACGACAACCACATCTCGATCGAGGGCGACACGGCGACCGCCTTCTCCGAGGACACCCTGCAGCGGTACGAGGCCTACGGCTGGCATGTGCAGCGCGTGGACCAGCAGGAGAACGGCGACCTGGACCCCGAGGCGCTGCACGCGGCGCTGGAGGCGGCACGGGCCGAGACGGAGCGCCCCTCCTTCATCGCGATGCGCTCCATCATCGCCTGGCCGGCCCCCGACGCGCAGAACACCGCGGCGGCGCACGGCTCCGCGCTCGGCGAGGAGGAGGTCGCGGCCACCAAGCGGGTCCTGGGCTTCGACCCGGACCAGCACTTCGCCGTCTCCGACGAGGTCCTCGCGCACGTCCGCAAGGCCAGCGACCGCGGCCGCGCGATGCAGGCCGAGTGGGACAAGCGGATGGCCGCCTGGCGCACCGCCGACCCGCAGCGGGCCGCCGAGTTCGACCGGATCCGCGAGGGCCGGCTGCCCGAGGGCTGGGAGAAGGCGCTGCCCGTCTTCCCCGCCGGTGAGTCGGTGGCCACCCGCAAGGCGTCCGGCAGTGTGCTCAAGGCGCTGGGCCCGGTCATTCCCGAGCTGTGGGGCGGCTCAGCGGACCTGGCGGGGTCGAACAACACCACGTTCGCCGACACCTCTTTCCTTCCGGAGGGCGGCCCGCTGCCGGGCGCCGACCCGTACGGGCGTACGGTGCACTGGGGCATCCGCGAGCACGCGATGGGTTCGACGATGAACGGCATCGCACTGCACGGGAACACCCGGATCTACGGCGGTACGTTCCTGGTCTTCTCCGACTACATGCGTCCCGCCGTCCGGCTGGCCGCGCTGCTGAAGGCGCCGGTCACCTACGTGTGGACGCACGACTCCATCGGTCTGGGCGAGGACGGTCCGACGCACCAGCCGGTCGAGCACCTGGCCGCGCTGCGCGCCATCCCCGGTCTCAACGTCGTCCGTCCGGCGGACGCCAACGAGACCTCCGCGGTGTGGGCGGAGATCATGCGCCGCCACACCAGCAAGCCGGCACCGCACGGCCTGGCCCTCACCCGGCAGGGCGTACCGACCTACGAGGCCGACCCGGCCGCGGCCAAGGGCGGGTACGTGCTCCTGGAGGCCGAGGGCGGTCACCCGCAGGTGGTCCTGATCGGTACCGGCTCGGAGGTGCAGCTCGCCGTCGAGGCGCGCGAGCGGCTCCAGGAGCAGGGGGTGCCCACCAGGGTCGTCTCGATGCCGTGCCTGGAGTGGTTCGAGGAGCAGGAGCAGTCCTACCGGGACAGCGTGCTGCCCCCGGACATCAAGGCGCGGGTCGCCGTCGAGGCGGGCGTGGGCCTGACCTGGCACCGGTACGTGGGCGAGGCCGGGCGGATCGTGTCGCTGGAGCACTTCGGTGCCTCGGCGGACGGCAAGGTCCTCTTCCGGGAGTTCGGTCTCACCGCCGAGGCCGTGCACCTGGCGGCGAAGGAGTCGCTGCAGGCGGCAGCACGCTGA